A stretch of Lysinibacillus agricola DNA encodes these proteins:
- a CDS encoding putative polysaccharide biosynthesis protein → MSSFVRGTLFLMFVIFLSKLFGFFYRMQFMRIAGEEAVGIYMTVYPAFIFFISLIQLGLPIAVAKIVAELLAKNKRDSIFGVMRTAILWSFIGMIIFMPIVALTIPYISTTLLHNEHTTFTLWIALFTVPVAVGSGLLRAYLQGIAKITPTAWAQMIEQIIRISFITFTIPFVAAYNNAAVTAASAMGITLLAEVVAFLYLWMHYIVSKKKLSARKNKIEAYPAAPMLRIALPSAGSKLFGSFTWFLEPIIFLKALTMAGLTASAATILYGVISGVLVPLLLFPAFVSAALSIVLIPAVSDAVARQHIPLLQERISVSLRLSSLVGCVAATYFFVHGDELAMKLFHLQENRGYVKILAPIFYFYYIQSPLHSILQAIGEARAAMMNSIYGGLGKLFVMFVLASQPGIQEKGAVVAIGFGVLLTSFLHIATVRQRKNLRAGFRMFVVPYSCFIAVCVTQYFLMQIMPLPLILSSCVTLFLLFTFLLLSNQLRITDLRYLRKLAKKV, encoded by the coding sequence TGCGTTCATTTTCTTCATCTCACTCATTCAACTTGGACTACCTATCGCTGTGGCAAAAATTGTAGCAGAGTTACTAGCAAAAAACAAACGTGATAGCATCTTTGGTGTTATGCGTACGGCTATTCTTTGGTCATTTATTGGAATGATCATCTTTATGCCGATTGTTGCACTTACAATACCATATATCTCGACTACGCTTTTACATAATGAACATACGACATTTACGCTTTGGATTGCACTCTTTACTGTGCCAGTGGCAGTTGGCTCTGGGTTATTGCGTGCTTATTTACAGGGCATTGCGAAAATTACGCCAACAGCTTGGGCTCAAATGATTGAGCAAATTATCCGCATTAGCTTCATCACATTTACGATTCCTTTTGTGGCTGCCTATAATAATGCTGCTGTTACAGCAGCCTCTGCTATGGGTATTACGTTACTAGCTGAGGTCGTTGCTTTCTTGTATTTGTGGATGCATTATATTGTCTCAAAGAAAAAATTATCGGCACGAAAAAACAAAATTGAAGCTTATCCAGCTGCCCCGATGTTACGAATTGCCCTTCCTTCTGCTGGAAGCAAGCTGTTCGGATCATTTACTTGGTTTTTAGAGCCTATAATTTTTTTAAAGGCTTTAACGATGGCTGGATTGACAGCTTCAGCAGCAACAATTTTATATGGGGTTATTTCGGGTGTATTAGTCCCTCTATTATTATTCCCAGCTTTTGTATCTGCTGCACTTTCGATTGTCCTTATACCGGCTGTTAGCGACGCCGTTGCACGTCAGCATATACCGCTCCTACAGGAACGTATTTCTGTATCATTGCGACTATCTTCCTTGGTAGGCTGTGTTGCCGCCACGTACTTTTTCGTTCATGGCGACGAATTAGCTATGAAGCTCTTTCACTTACAAGAAAATCGTGGTTATGTGAAAATATTAGCTCCTATTTTTTATTTTTATTATATTCAAAGTCCATTGCATTCTATATTACAAGCAATTGGTGAGGCTCGTGCAGCAATGATGAACTCCATTTACGGAGGACTTGGTAAGCTCTTTGTCATGTTCGTACTTGCTTCTCAGCCTGGTATACAGGAAAAAGGTGCCGTTGTAGCAATTGGCTTTGGCGTTTTACTAACTTCTTTTTTGCATATTGCAACAGTAAGACAGCGTAAGAATTTACGTGCTGGCTTTAGAATGTTTGTTGTTCCTTATAGCTGCTTTATTGCCGTTTGTGTTACCCAGTATTTCCTGATGCAAATAATGCCACTCCCATTAATTTTGAGTAGCTGTGTAACCTTGTTTTTACTATTTACATTCTTGCTACTTTCCAATCAGTTACGCATAACAGATTTACGCTATCTTCGTAAGTTGGCCAAGAAAGTTTAA
- a CDS encoding DUF421 domain-containing protein, which produces MEEYLTIIFRTCFLYVFILIVFRLMGKREVGELSVIDLVVFVLIAEVAAFALDDYENPLFNAILPIIILLIIQIGSAFLSLKFKRIRDLVDGDPALLVRDGIILESEMRKHRYNLDDLCQQLRENGIASVTDIAYAYLEPSGNLSVYKKDEKTFVYPLIIDGDIQDRHLKILHKDVDWLMAELAKNNIQDSSAVFFCIWEDNRLHIQLKET; this is translated from the coding sequence ATGGAAGAATATTTAACGATTATTTTTAGAACATGTTTCTTATATGTGTTTATACTCATCGTTTTTCGCTTGATGGGTAAGCGTGAAGTTGGTGAATTATCTGTTATCGATTTAGTGGTATTTGTATTAATTGCAGAGGTTGCTGCCTTTGCGTTAGATGATTATGAAAATCCTTTATTTAATGCCATTTTGCCAATCATCATCTTGCTAATTATTCAAATCGGTAGTGCCTTTTTATCGCTTAAATTTAAAAGAATACGTGACTTAGTTGATGGTGATCCGGCATTGCTTGTGAGAGACGGCATTATTCTAGAGAGTGAAATGCGGAAGCACCGCTATAATTTAGATGATTTATGCCAGCAATTACGTGAAAATGGTATAGCTTCTGTCACAGATATAGCTTATGCCTATTTAGAGCCTTCTGGCAATCTTTCCGTTTACAAAAAAGATGAAAAGACATTTGTTTATCCACTGATTATCGACGGTGATATTCAGGATAGGCATTTAAAGATATTGCATAAAGATGTTGATTGGTTAATGGCAGAGCTTGCTAAAAATAATATTCAGGATAGTAGCGCTGTATTTTTTTGTATATGGGAGGATAATCGGCTACATATCCAGTTGAAAGAAACTTAA
- the yajC gene encoding preprotein translocase subunit YajC: MDQLLGLAPILLMFVAMWFILIRPAKKRQQETQNMQGNLQRGDKVITIGGLHGVIDSIEDAAVTLKIAENVRVKFDRQAIGRIVND; encoded by the coding sequence ATGGACCAACTACTAGGATTAGCACCAATACTATTAATGTTCGTTGCAATGTGGTTTATCTTAATCCGTCCTGCTAAAAAAAGACAACAGGAAACACAAAATATGCAAGGTAATTTGCAACGTGGAGATAAAGTAATTACTATCGGTGGCTTACATGGTGTAATTGACTCAATTGAGGACGCAGCTGTAACATTAAAAATTGCAGAAAATGTTCGCGTGAAATTTGACCGTCAAGCAATCGGGCGTATTGTAAATGACTAA
- the tgt gene encoding tRNA guanosine(34) transglycosylase Tgt, which yields MTQPAIRYELLHTCKQTGARLGIVHTPHGSFETPAFMPVGTQATVKTMSPEELKEMNAGIILSNTYHLWLRPGNDIVKEAGGLHKFMNWDRPILTDSGGFQVFSLSQFRKIEEEGVHFRNHLNGDKLFLSPEKAMEIQNDLGSDIMMAFDECPPYPATYDYMLQSVDRTTRWAKRCKEAHNRPEEQGLFGIIQGGEYEDLRRRSAEALVELDFPGYAIGGLSVGEPKDVMNRVLEFTTPLMPTNKPRYLMGVGSPDSLIDGAIRGIDMFDCVLPTRIARNGTLMTSEGRLVVKNAKYARDFGPIDPNCDCYTCKNYSRAYIRHLIRTEETFGIRLTTYHNLHFLLKLMEQVREAIREDRLGDFREEFFEKYGFNGPNAKNF from the coding sequence ATGACACAACCAGCAATTCGTTATGAGCTACTTCATACTTGTAAGCAAACAGGAGCACGCCTTGGCATCGTGCATACGCCGCATGGCTCTTTTGAAACGCCAGCATTTATGCCTGTTGGTACACAAGCAACTGTTAAAACAATGTCACCTGAGGAATTAAAAGAAATGAATGCAGGTATTATTCTGTCAAATACGTATCATTTATGGCTCCGACCAGGTAATGATATTGTGAAGGAAGCAGGGGGCTTGCATAAATTTATGAACTGGGATCGCCCAATTTTAACAGATTCAGGTGGATTTCAAGTGTTCTCACTTAGCCAATTCCGTAAAATCGAAGAAGAAGGGGTTCACTTCCGCAATCATTTGAATGGAGATAAATTGTTTTTAAGTCCAGAAAAGGCGATGGAAATTCAAAATGATTTAGGTTCAGATATTATGATGGCATTTGATGAATGTCCACCTTACCCAGCGACATATGACTATATGCTACAATCAGTAGACCGTACTACGCGTTGGGCTAAACGTTGTAAAGAGGCACATAATCGTCCAGAAGAACAAGGTTTATTCGGTATTATTCAAGGGGGAGAATACGAGGATTTACGCCGTCGTTCTGCAGAAGCACTAGTTGAATTAGATTTCCCTGGCTATGCAATTGGAGGGTTATCTGTTGGTGAGCCTAAGGACGTCATGAACCGAGTATTAGAGTTTACAACACCATTAATGCCAACTAATAAACCACGTTATTTAATGGGTGTAGGGTCACCAGACTCATTAATTGATGGTGCTATTCGAGGCATTGATATGTTTGACTGTGTATTACCAACACGTATTGCCCGTAATGGCACATTAATGACATCAGAAGGTCGTTTAGTTGTTAAAAATGCAAAATATGCACGTGATTTCGGGCCAATTGATCCGAACTGTGATTGCTATACATGTAAAAACTATTCACGCGCGTATATCCGTCATCTAATACGTACGGAAGAAACATTTGGCATCCGTTTAACGACTTACCATAACTTACACTTCCTATTGAAACTAATGGAGCAAGTACGTGAGGCAATCCGTGAAGATCGTCTTGGCGATTTCCGAGAAGAATTTTTCGAGAAATACGGCTTTAATGGACCAAATGCGAAAAACTTCTAG
- the queA gene encoding tRNA preQ1(34) S-adenosylmethionine ribosyltransferase-isomerase QueA: MRVEDFDFELPEELIAQTPLLDRTASRLMVVTPGSQNVEHHHFAHILDELQAGDCLVLNDTRVLPARLMGVKEETGAHIEVLLLKQMAGTDEWETLVKPAKRVKVGTVVTFGDGLLTATCTGELDHGGRTFEFKYNGIFYEILERLGEMPLPPYIREKLEDKDRYQTVYAKERGSAAAPTAGLHFTEELLEQVKAKGVEVVFITLHVGLGTFRPVSVDSIENHAMHAEFYSVTEEAASIINRVKSNGGKVIAVGTTSTRTLETIGSKYEGEVRAEQGWTSIFIYPGYEFTVVDGLITNFHLPKSTLVMLVSTFATRETILSAYQQAVEEKYRFFSFGDAMFIRPKGE; the protein is encoded by the coding sequence ATGCGTGTAGAAGATTTTGATTTTGAATTGCCAGAAGAGCTTATTGCACAAACACCACTTTTGGACCGTACAGCTAGTCGTTTAATGGTCGTGACGCCAGGCTCGCAAAATGTTGAGCATCATCATTTTGCTCATATTTTAGATGAGCTACAAGCTGGAGACTGCCTTGTGTTAAATGATACAAGAGTCTTACCAGCGCGTTTAATGGGCGTTAAAGAGGAAACTGGTGCTCATATAGAGGTACTGCTATTAAAGCAAATGGCAGGTACGGATGAATGGGAAACACTTGTTAAACCAGCTAAACGTGTAAAAGTCGGCACAGTTGTAACATTTGGAGATGGCTTACTGACAGCTACTTGTACAGGAGAGCTTGATCATGGTGGACGTACATTTGAGTTTAAATATAATGGGATTTTTTATGAAATTTTAGAGCGACTTGGTGAGATGCCACTACCTCCATATATCCGTGAAAAATTAGAGGACAAGGATCGTTACCAAACCGTTTATGCAAAAGAGCGTGGCTCAGCTGCAGCACCAACTGCAGGCCTGCATTTTACAGAAGAATTACTAGAGCAAGTAAAAGCAAAAGGGGTCGAAGTTGTATTTATCACGTTACATGTGGGACTTGGAACTTTCCGTCCTGTAAGTGTAGATTCAATTGAAAATCACGCAATGCATGCCGAATTTTATAGTGTAACGGAAGAAGCCGCATCTATCATAAACCGAGTAAAGAGTAACGGTGGAAAAGTGATTGCAGTTGGTACAACCTCTACACGTACATTAGAAACTATCGGCTCTAAATATGAAGGTGAAGTGCGAGCAGAACAAGGTTGGACGTCTATTTTCATTTATCCGGGATATGAATTTACGGTTGTGGATGGTTTAATCACAAACTTCCATTTACCAAAATCGACCCTTGTAATGCTTGTTAGTACATTTGCGACAAGAGAAACAATTTTAAGTGCTTATCAACAAGCTGTAGAAGAAAAATATCGCTTCTTTAGCTTTGGTGATGCTATGTTTATTCGTCCAAAAGGAGAATAA
- the ruvB gene encoding Holliday junction branch migration DNA helicase RuvB — protein MSERMMASEAGNYDEQFELSLRPQRLAQYIGQHKVKENLQIFIEAAKLRQESLDHVLLYGPPGLGKTTLAAVIANEMNVNVRMTSGPAIERPGDLAAILSSLEPGDVLFIDEIHRLPRAIEEVLYPAMEDFCLDIVVGKGPEARSVRLDLPPFTLVGATTRAGALSAPLRDRFGVLLRLEYYDHTSLAEIVVRSAHLFDVDIEQVAALEMATRSRGTPRIANRLLKRVRDYAQVLGDGMITEGLAKQGLELLQVDPRGLDHIDHKLVTNMIERFRGGPVGLDTLAASIGEERVTIEDVYEPYLMQIGFIQRTPRGRVATHLAYEHFGYEYPQQT, from the coding sequence ATGTCTGAACGTATGATGGCTAGTGAGGCAGGTAACTATGATGAACAGTTTGAATTATCTTTACGACCACAAAGGTTAGCACAATACATTGGTCAACATAAGGTAAAGGAAAATTTACAAATTTTCATTGAAGCGGCAAAGCTTCGTCAGGAAAGTTTAGATCATGTGCTGTTATATGGACCGCCTGGACTTGGTAAAACTACCTTAGCTGCTGTCATTGCTAATGAAATGAATGTCAATGTGCGCATGACTAGCGGCCCTGCGATCGAACGTCCTGGAGATTTAGCAGCTATTTTAAGCTCACTGGAGCCAGGGGATGTGCTATTTATCGATGAAATACATCGCCTACCTCGTGCAATAGAAGAGGTTCTTTATCCTGCTATGGAGGATTTTTGTTTAGATATTGTCGTTGGTAAAGGCCCAGAAGCGCGTTCTGTACGACTTGATTTACCGCCATTTACACTCGTTGGTGCAACAACAAGGGCAGGCGCATTATCTGCACCATTAAGGGATCGCTTTGGCGTATTATTAAGATTGGAGTATTATGATCATACTTCACTTGCAGAAATTGTCGTACGTAGTGCGCATTTATTTGATGTTGATATTGAGCAAGTAGCAGCTCTTGAAATGGCGACACGCTCGCGTGGTACACCCCGTATCGCTAACCGTTTGCTTAAACGAGTGCGAGATTATGCACAGGTGCTTGGAGATGGTATGATAACGGAAGGACTTGCTAAGCAAGGGCTTGAGCTATTACAAGTCGATCCTAGAGGGCTTGACCATATTGACCATAAACTTGTGACCAATATGATTGAGCGCTTCCGTGGTGGCCCTGTAGGCTTAGATACGTTGGCAGCATCTATTGGCGAGGAACGCGTAACGATAGAGGATGTGTACGAGCCATATTTGATGCAAATTGGCTTTATACAACGGACGCCACGTGGACGTGTGGCAACACATTTAGCCTACGAACATTTTGGATATGAATATCCCCAACAAACCTAG
- the ruvA gene encoding Holliday junction branch migration protein RuvA, with protein sequence MYDYLKGQVKRITPEYIVLEQQGIGWQLNTPNPFAFRTSALEQQIFVHLHVREDAQVLYGFPNLDQRELFRKLILVSGIGPKGALAILATGNPQQVISAIEREDESFLVKFPGVGKKTARQMILDLKGKLGGLLETIELPSTEDELPLFGVNPYKHELEEAILALMALGYSEKELEKIRPQLEENDKLETTDAFMKQALQLLLKLK encoded by the coding sequence ATGTATGATTATTTAAAAGGACAAGTAAAGCGTATAACTCCTGAGTATATCGTCCTTGAACAGCAAGGGATTGGCTGGCAGCTGAATACACCAAATCCATTTGCGTTCAGGACATCGGCACTTGAACAACAAATTTTTGTTCACTTGCATGTACGTGAGGATGCACAAGTGTTATATGGCTTTCCAAATTTAGACCAACGAGAGCTGTTTCGTAAACTTATTTTAGTGTCAGGAATTGGACCGAAGGGTGCACTTGCTATTTTAGCTACTGGGAATCCGCAACAGGTTATCAGTGCCATTGAACGAGAAGATGAATCGTTTTTAGTAAAGTTTCCTGGTGTGGGTAAGAAAACGGCACGTCAAATGATTCTAGATTTAAAGGGTAAACTTGGCGGATTGTTGGAGACTATTGAGCTACCGAGTACAGAAGATGAGCTACCGTTATTTGGGGTGAATCCATATAAACATGAGCTCGAAGAAGCCATTCTTGCCTTAATGGCACTTGGTTATTCTGAAAAAGAACTTGAAAAAATACGTCCACAGCTTGAAGAAAATGACAAACTCGAAACAACAGATGCATTTATGAAACAAGCATTACAATTGCTATTAAAGTTAAAATAG
- a CDS encoding phosphotransferase, translating into MKRAKQLEIAEKVRGIHRQLGRLEPSLILPLMKSDDEYLIVQVWQEGSHSANFAHEKDRKESLKLLNTLHETHKKTTWQRMPGLHTYSQLLKWQMRHMRFKSRRNEFRAFLTKEEIDQILHYSEKSLQLIALEDISEKEITLLHGDVVHHNFLWCSDGKLRLIDFDLAHLGEADDEYILWLHRVLPAIDYDLGKIFAELPELKRLDKRKLHRLKYPNELLREWLFAVDLPLDQQLIFLDYLVPFTKRALTYWPKLWYDIDRMMKK; encoded by the coding sequence GTGAAACGTGCAAAGCAGTTAGAAATAGCAGAAAAGGTGAGGGGGATTCATCGACAGCTAGGACGTCTTGAGCCATCGCTGATCTTACCTTTAATGAAAAGTGATGATGAGTATTTAATCGTGCAAGTTTGGCAAGAAGGGAGTCATAGTGCTAATTTTGCACATGAAAAAGACCGGAAGGAATCGCTTAAGTTATTAAATACCTTACATGAAACACATAAAAAAACTACTTGGCAGCGGATGCCTGGCTTGCACACCTATTCACAGCTTTTAAAATGGCAAATGCGTCATATGCGTTTTAAAAGTAGACGAAATGAATTTCGGGCATTTTTAACGAAAGAAGAGATCGACCAAATTTTACACTATAGTGAGAAGTCGCTACAGCTAATCGCTCTGGAGGATATATCCGAAAAAGAAATAACGCTTTTACATGGAGATGTTGTTCATCATAATTTTTTATGGTGCTCAGATGGGAAATTGCGTTTAATTGATTTTGATTTGGCTCACCTTGGAGAAGCGGATGATGAATATATTTTATGGTTACATCGTGTACTGCCCGCTATAGATTATGACCTTGGTAAAATATTTGCAGAACTACCAGAACTGAAACGCTTAGATAAAAGAAAGCTACATCGTTTAAAATATCCAAATGAGCTATTGCGTGAATGGCTTTTTGCAGTGGATTTACCATTAGATCAACAGCTGATATTTTTAGATTATTTAGTGCCGTTTACAAAACGAGCCCTCACATATTGGCCAAAACTGTGGTACGATATTGATAGAATGATGAAGAAATGA
- a CDS encoding LysM peptidoglycan-binding domain-containing protein, translating to MRIHIVQKGDTLWKIAKEYGVSFEDLKRLNAHLANPDYIVPGMEIILPEKINKEPHREPHRETDWGMHREGGHREGHKEHMHKESPIKHVKEKEIQRPMPPPVVVPPPPMPEPQMIPIPYPMPMPMPQQAPVELSWNQQVVMPHVEQNQTVSPIQIQPPPQPIAQPELPPPPAPMPQPIFIMPQMPAVPHCASCHQPVHHHMWWPMPMQMPMESQVEAYTMPEQPTTCEMPSGQVAGMENFLESSTSPFFPMKPEFEPMPEMEMEQSCGCQSQPVMMPNWQMDPCHCPPPCPPPCPMPCPSHCPMPYSSVGPWMTPHFFPGGMTPYRW from the coding sequence TTGCGTATTCATATTGTTCAAAAGGGAGATACGTTGTGGAAGATTGCGAAAGAGTATGGCGTTTCGTTTGAAGATTTAAAACGGCTCAATGCTCATCTTGCTAATCCAGATTATATTGTACCGGGCATGGAAATTATCCTACCTGAAAAAATAAACAAAGAACCGCATAGAGAACCGCATCGAGAAACAGATTGGGGAATGCATAGAGAGGGGGGACATAGAGAAGGGCACAAGGAACATATGCATAAGGAGTCACCTATAAAGCACGTTAAAGAAAAAGAGATTCAGAGACCGATGCCTCCACCGGTTGTTGTACCACCACCACCGATGCCAGAACCACAGATGATCCCAATTCCTTATCCAATGCCGATGCCGATGCCTCAGCAAGCGCCTGTTGAGCTTAGCTGGAATCAACAAGTTGTCATGCCACACGTAGAGCAAAATCAAACTGTATCACCAATTCAAATTCAACCACCACCACAGCCTATAGCACAACCGGAACTACCGCCACCACCAGCACCAATGCCGCAACCGATTTTTATCATGCCACAAATGCCGGCAGTACCACATTGTGCAAGCTGCCATCAGCCAGTACATCATCATATGTGGTGGCCAATGCCAATGCAAATGCCAATGGAATCGCAAGTAGAGGCTTATACGATGCCGGAGCAACCAACAACATGTGAAATGCCAAGCGGTCAAGTTGCTGGGATGGAGAATTTCTTAGAATCTAGTACATCTCCATTCTTCCCAATGAAGCCTGAATTTGAGCCTATGCCAGAGATGGAAATGGAGCAGTCCTGTGGTTGTCAATCACAACCAGTCATGATGCCAAATTGGCAAATGGATCCATGTCACTGTCCACCACCGTGCCCACCGCCATGTCCAATGCCATGTCCATCACATTGCCCAATGCCGTATTCGTCGGTAGGACCATGGATGACACCGCACTTTTTCCCAGGCGGGATGACGCCTTATCGATGGTAA
- a CDS encoding transcription repressor NadR — protein MKKMLGEERRLQLLTQLKKSTAPITGTDLAKFANVSRQVIVNDMTLLKARNEPIIATSQGYLYMHQEQLHQTVERTIPCFHTSEDAEDELMTIVDCGGTVKNVIVEHPIYGEITASIMVANRHEVKKFIQRVNETKASYLSELTGGTHLHVISAHSVETLDLIELTLQKKGYLVVDQ, from the coding sequence ATGAAAAAAATGTTAGGCGAAGAACGCCGACTGCAACTTCTTACACAGCTAAAAAAAAGTACAGCACCTATAACAGGGACGGACTTAGCTAAATTCGCTAATGTTTCAAGGCAAGTCATTGTCAATGATATGACATTATTAAAGGCTAGAAATGAACCTATTATTGCAACTAGCCAAGGATATCTTTATATGCATCAGGAACAATTACATCAAACTGTTGAGCGTACAATTCCTTGCTTCCACACCTCAGAGGATGCAGAAGACGAACTTATGACAATAGTTGATTGCGGTGGTACAGTAAAAAATGTTATTGTTGAACATCCTATTTATGGCGAAATTACCGCTTCTATTATGGTCGCTAACCGACATGAGGTAAAAAAATTTATTCAACGTGTTAACGAAACAAAGGCAAGTTACTTATCTGAGCTAACGGGTGGTACACATCTTCATGTTATTTCTGCACATTCTGTTGAAACTTTAGATTTAATTGAGCTAACTTTACAAAAAAAAGGGTATTTAGTTGTAGATCAATAA
- a CDS encoding thiol-disulfide oxidoreductase DCC family protein — protein MGGIILFDGVCNFCDSSVQFIIKHDEAAYFKFASIQSDAGQALLAQYEVPKNIDSVILIEHGKAYFESTAALKICRRLDSFWPVCYIFITIPPSIRNKMYRLFAKNRYRLFGRKEVCLLPTPSQRKRFL, from the coding sequence GTGGGTGGCATTATTTTGTTTGACGGAGTGTGCAATTTTTGTGATAGCAGTGTGCAATTTATTATCAAACATGATGAAGCAGCATATTTTAAATTTGCATCCATCCAAAGTGATGCAGGGCAGGCATTACTTGCACAATACGAAGTACCAAAAAATATAGATAGTGTCATATTAATTGAGCATGGAAAGGCATATTTTGAATCCACAGCAGCACTTAAAATCTGTAGGAGATTAGATAGTTTTTGGCCTGTTTGTTATATTTTTATCACGATTCCTCCATCTATACGAAATAAAATGTATCGATTATTTGCAAAAAATAGGTATCGTCTTTTTGGACGAAAAGAAGTATGCTTATTGCCAACACCTTCACAGCGAAAAAGATTTCTCTAA
- the pheA gene encoding prephenate dehydratase — MTEQQWEKRIGYLGPEASFTYLATKATFPNEWLVPCTTIPECIEAVAEGKVDLAVVPLENALEGSVSLTLDYLFHEATLYVTGELQLKIQQHLMVNKAQKESWESIEGVYSHPHALAQCHKYLFYRFSHVPLHQTTSTAAAAKYVSENPSECIAAVGNAAAAEKYGLEIVQPNIHDFHFNHTRFFVLSKQNIRLPQELSEGQAKTTFMITLPMDRSGALHQVLSVFAWRQLNLSKIESRPLKTGLGDYFFMIDVLADEKEPMMRGAMEELAALGCKVKSLGTYFTYLTSDE, encoded by the coding sequence ATGACAGAGCAACAATGGGAAAAACGAATTGGATATTTAGGACCAGAAGCATCATTTACATACTTAGCAACAAAAGCAACCTTTCCGAATGAGTGGCTTGTCCCTTGTACTACAATTCCAGAATGTATCGAGGCAGTAGCAGAGGGGAAGGTAGATTTAGCTGTTGTACCACTAGAAAATGCTTTAGAAGGCTCAGTATCGTTAACGCTCGATTATTTATTCCATGAGGCGACACTATATGTTACCGGTGAGCTTCAGTTGAAAATACAGCAGCATTTAATGGTCAATAAAGCGCAGAAGGAAAGTTGGGAATCGATTGAGGGAGTTTATTCGCACCCACATGCGCTAGCCCAATGTCATAAATACTTATTTTATCGTTTCAGCCATGTACCGCTACATCAAACAACATCTACAGCAGCAGCGGCAAAATATGTATCCGAAAATCCAAGTGAGTGCATTGCAGCAGTTGGTAATGCAGCGGCAGCAGAAAAATATGGCTTAGAAATTGTTCAACCAAATATTCATGATTTCCATTTTAACCATACACGTTTCTTCGTTTTATCTAAGCAAAATATACGATTACCACAGGAATTATCAGAAGGACAGGCAAAAACAACTTTTATGATTACATTGCCAATGGACCGTTCAGGGGCATTACATCAAGTACTATCAGTATTTGCCTGGCGACAGCTAAATTTAAGTAAAATCGAATCACGACCATTAAAAACGGGCTTAGGTGATTATTTCTTTATGATTGATGTATTAGCAGATGAAAAGGAGCCTATGATGCGTGGGGCGATGGAAGAACTAGCTGCACTTGGTTGCAAGGTGAAGTCACTTGGTACATACTTTACTTATCTAACATCGGACGAGTAA
- a CDS encoding ACT domain-containing protein, whose product MKNVANQRYYLVREDVLTDAMQKTLEAKHLLSSGSVSSIWDAVKQVDLSRSAFYKYRDAVFPFHSIVQERILTVFLQLQDRKGTLAKLLETVTITHCNVLTIHQTIPIQGRANVTLSLDVTSMTCELDDLIQQLKRLDFVESAEVISSGAL is encoded by the coding sequence ATGAAGAATGTTGCAAATCAGCGATATTATTTAGTTCGTGAAGATGTTTTAACGGATGCTATGCAAAAAACTTTGGAGGCGAAACACTTACTTTCAAGTGGTTCGGTATCTTCCATTTGGGATGCGGTAAAGCAGGTGGATTTATCGCGTAGTGCGTTTTACAAATATCGTGATGCTGTATTTCCTTTTCACTCAATTGTGCAGGAACGCATTTTAACAGTCTTTTTACAGCTTCAGGACCGTAAAGGAACACTTGCAAAGCTTTTAGAAACAGTGACAATTACGCATTGCAATGTACTGACTATCCATCAAACAATACCGATTCAAGGACGTGCTAATGTTACATTGTCATTAGATGTAACTAGTATGACATGCGAACTTGATGATTTAATACAGCAACTCAAACGTTTAGATTTTGTAGAGTCAGCAGAAGTAATTAGTTCTGGTGCATTGTAG